From the genome of Erythrobacter litoralis, one region includes:
- a CDS encoding class II aldolase/adducin family protein — MATQLKSGNEPGIECSKEEWQARLDLAACYRIFDHLGWSESIYNHISVKVPGEEDTFLINPFGLLYDEVTASNLVKIDVEGNNVGGSPYMVNKAGFTQHAYFHKHLGTRAAAICHVHTTATMAVCSHKGGLLPTNFYACNFQGQIGYHDFEGITVRPEEGERLVENLGDHSILMLRNHGPVVMDKTIQGMFVKMWALQRACEIQVATLGMGGPQPVPQDVVDVHQRDLSVMAGQGGAGLFDFEAWKRRIDRIDDSWRN, encoded by the coding sequence ATGCAGCAAGGAAGAATGGCAGGCGCGGCTGGACCTTGCGGCCTGCTACCGCATCTTCGACCATCTCGGCTGGTCGGAATCGATCTACAACCACATCTCGGTGAAAGTGCCGGGCGAGGAGGACACCTTCCTCATCAACCCGTTCGGCCTGCTCTATGACGAGGTCACCGCGAGCAATCTCGTCAAGATCGACGTCGAGGGCAACAATGTCGGCGGCTCGCCCTACATGGTGAACAAGGCCGGTTTCACCCAGCACGCCTATTTCCACAAGCATCTGGGGACGCGCGCGGCGGCAATCTGCCACGTGCACACCACCGCGACCATGGCGGTGTGCAGCCACAAGGGCGGGCTGCTGCCGACCAATTTCTACGCCTGCAATTTCCAGGGCCAGATCGGCTATCACGATTTCGAGGGCATCACGGTGCGCCCCGAGGAAGGCGAGCGGCTGGTCGAGAACCTCGGCGACCACTCGATCCTGATGCTGCGCAATCACGGCCCGGTCGTGATGGACAAGACCATCCAGGGCATGTTCGTCAAGATGTGGGCACTGCAGCGCGCGTGCGAGATCCAGGTCGCGACGCTCGGCATGGGCGGTCCGCAGCCCGTCCCGCAGGACGTCGTCGACGTGCACCAGCGCGACCTTTCGGTCATGGCCGGACAGGGCGGCGCGGGCTTGTTCGATTTCGAGGCGTGGAAGCGCCGGATCGACCGGATCGACGACAGCTGGCGCAACTGA
- a CDS encoding (2Fe-2S)-binding protein produces the protein MSRMTVNDRPVQFDLDPEMPLVHALRDAMNLTGTKACGGDCVGACMVLVDGAALRSCRITLAEAEGRFITTIEGLSRDRSHPVQQAMVAEQAIQCGYCTPGIVIAAAALIQRNSSPSEAEIVEAIPNMCRCGVYPRLVRAVQRAGRVQQRRENISAAPPPGISTEDAARAVPALRPGRGMETSD, from the coding sequence ATGTCGCGCATGACGGTCAATGACCGGCCGGTCCAGTTCGATCTCGACCCCGAAATGCCGCTCGTCCACGCGCTGCGCGATGCGATGAACCTTACGGGCACCAAGGCCTGCGGGGGCGATTGCGTCGGCGCATGCATGGTGCTGGTCGACGGGGCGGCGCTCAGATCCTGCCGGATCACCCTGGCTGAGGCGGAGGGGCGCTTCATCACCACGATCGAGGGTCTGTCGCGCGACCGGTCGCACCCCGTCCAGCAGGCGATGGTGGCCGAACAGGCGATCCAGTGCGGCTATTGTACGCCCGGCATTGTCATCGCTGCGGCCGCGCTGATCCAGCGCAATTCCTCGCCGAGCGAGGCCGAGATCGTGGAGGCGATCCCGAACATGTGCCGCTGCGGGGTCTATCCGCGCCTCGTGAGAGCGGTGCAGCGCGCAGGTCGCGTGCAGCAGCGGCGCGAAAACATCAGCGCCGCCCCGCCGCCGGGCATTAGCACCGAGGACGCCGCAAGGGCCGTCCCGGCGCTGAGGCCCGGCAGGGGAATGGAAACCTCCGACTGA